In a single window of the Leptospira wolffii serovar Khorat str. Khorat-H2 genome:
- a CDS encoding MBOAT family O-acyltransferase yields the protein MLFNSAHFMVFLPIVLILAKILKGTYRRVFLLLASLYFYNAWHPKTIDCSEFRTGTWYEYWIDKSFCDFQINLYIIILIVSMIVDYFAALIMSREGASDKFRKLCLVASLLTNLGILAYFKYTNFILDVVSDIFFVGTLKIEHLKIILPVGISFYTFQSMSYTIDVYRRNLEARTSFLDFALYVSFFPQLVAGPIVRAHTFFRDLDHPPTVTAKDVEIAFAQILMGFTRKIVFADNLAKVVDTTFSNYAILNPVEIWVGAMAFGWQIYFDFAGYTDIAIGVARLFGYKFDPNFNFPMVARNIADHWSRWHISFSTWIRDYIYIPLGGSRVSVLKGYRNLFITWLFAGVWHGAAYHFVGWGIWQGVMLGFHREYSKTRFAAWINEKGGRPYDIFARILTMFFLSFGFIMFRAETMEKAWSMMKALVFWVPNGIQSVKSFSNYDYGILLAICFIASYYFSKNTIEDMVENGRKFALFFIVNFFLILFFGAGGNNFLYFDF from the coding sequence ATGCTGTTTAATTCAGCCCATTTTATGGTGTTTTTGCCGATCGTTTTGATACTGGCAAAGATCCTAAAAGGAACTTATAGAAGAGTCTTCCTACTTTTAGCCAGTCTTTACTTTTATAACGCCTGGCATCCTAAAACCATCGATTGTTCCGAGTTTCGTACGGGGACCTGGTACGAATATTGGATCGATAAGTCCTTCTGCGATTTTCAAATCAATCTATATATCATCATACTCATCGTTTCGATGATTGTGGATTATTTCGCGGCTCTGATTATGAGTCGCGAAGGCGCAAGCGACAAGTTCCGAAAACTCTGCTTAGTCGCGTCCTTGCTCACAAACCTAGGCATTCTCGCTTATTTCAAATATACGAACTTCATTTTGGACGTGGTGTCTGATATATTCTTCGTAGGAACTCTGAAGATAGAACACCTGAAGATCATTCTTCCGGTAGGTATTTCCTTTTATACCTTCCAATCTATGAGTTACACCATAGACGTATACAGAAGAAATCTAGAGGCGAGGACTTCCTTTCTGGACTTCGCGTTATACGTTTCTTTTTTCCCGCAGCTAGTAGCGGGTCCGATCGTTCGAGCCCATACCTTCTTTAGAGACCTGGACCACCCTCCTACTGTGACCGCAAAGGATGTAGAAATCGCTTTCGCCCAAATCCTAATGGGTTTTACTCGAAAGATAGTATTCGCGGACAATCTAGCTAAGGTGGTGGATACTACTTTCTCCAATTATGCCATTCTAAACCCCGTGGAGATTTGGGTCGGCGCCATGGCCTTCGGTTGGCAGATCTATTTCGACTTTGCGGGTTATACGGACATTGCGATCGGAGTGGCGAGATTATTCGGTTATAAATTCGATCCGAACTTCAATTTTCCGATGGTGGCAAGAAATATCGCGGACCATTGGTCTCGTTGGCATATCTCCTTCTCCACTTGGATCCGAGATTATATCTATATTCCGCTGGGCGGTTCGAGAGTTTCCGTTTTAAAAGGATATCGAAATCTTTTCATTACCTGGTTATTCGCGGGCGTTTGGCACGGAGCCGCCTATCATTTCGTCGGTTGGGGGATTTGGCAGGGAGTGATGTTGGGATTCCACAGGGAATATTCCAAAACCAGATTCGCAGCCTGGATCAACGAAAAGGGAGGACGTCCTTACGATATTTTTGCAAGAATCTTGACGATGTTCTTCCTTTCTTTCGGATTCATCATGTTCCGTGCGGAAACTATGGAGAAGGCTTGGTCCATGATGAAAGCTCTCGTATTCTGGGTGCCCAACGGAATCCAATCCGTGAAATCCTTCTCGAATTACGATTATGGAATATTACTCGCGATCTGCTTTATCGCTTCCTATTATTTCTCTAAGAATACGATCGAGGATATGGTGGAGAACGGCAGAAAATTCGCGTTATTCTTTATCGTGAACT
- a CDS encoding LIC20162 family protein — translation MSAIKSKTTTSWWDWAPNPSGIKRRKASGGELKKNYIPPVLAILIYAVSVWYFFPVKDFVAVWISKFVELLQITKVLKLSFLTDKRLYEYSSLAIVCYISFAFFLDLLRFLRTSLFHNLKWEGEKLVLSKWSWSGKETVRWNPNQPGIQILHKNGFFRRILGFERLVFFTNLSDAGTSIVAESPFFFSKSNVSFLNPLFDSE, via the coding sequence ATGTCCGCAATCAAATCCAAAACAACGACTTCCTGGTGGGATTGGGCTCCGAATCCGTCCGGCATAAAACGACGCAAAGCTTCCGGGGGAGAATTAAAAAAGAATTATATTCCTCCCGTTTTAGCGATTCTAATTTACGCGGTTTCCGTTTGGTATTTTTTCCCCGTGAAGGATTTCGTTGCGGTTTGGATCTCCAAATTCGTGGAACTATTGCAGATTACCAAAGTACTGAAACTTTCTTTCCTAACGGACAAAAGGCTCTACGAATATTCCTCACTAGCGATAGTCTGCTATATCAGTTTCGCGTTCTTTCTGGATCTACTACGGTTTTTGCGCACCTCTCTGTTTCACAATCTGAAATGGGAAGGAGAAAAATTGGTTTTATCCAAATGGTCCTGGTCCGGAAAAGAAACGGTGAGATGGAATCCGAACCAACCGGGAATACAAATCCTACACAAGAACGGTTTTTTCCGTAGAATTCTAGGATTCGAAAGATTGGTATTCTTCACGAATCTATCGGATGCCGGGACTTCCATCGTAGCCGAGTCTCCTTTCTTTTTTTCCAAATCCAACGTTTCCTTTTTAAATCCTCTTTTCGATTCGGAATAA
- a CDS encoding glycosyltransferase family 4 protein: MLKKDRLKYKPRVAVDARPLAYGITGNSRYLAEVLQRLVRPDSPLEYYLYSNKPIHPVFQELIRSVPVFLPSKLPGFLWLNFTLPSILKKHRIDIFWGTIQLLPVVGLKIPTAVNYHDLNFRSAPETMTTANYWQHRFLSPLTLKKADTVFCLSENTKKDILDFLPDLSPKLKVVYPGAQGFSTISAPSKQLPSHFLFSVGTLEPRKNLSTIVEAYRELKKEEPNFPYPLVLAGRLGWKSEGLTAQLKDGSLEKEGVYFLENPNDSQLGWLYKNCSYFVFPSLHEGFGLPLLEAIRENKPCIASDIPVFHEVLDALTDSFVEPKNVEGWKNAFSLAGKKRLSGRKPSYREWSWDSTAKEVESYLVELWKNRKRKE; this comes from the coding sequence ATGTTGAAAAAGGATCGCTTGAAATACAAACCTAGAGTCGCGGTGGACGCTCGTCCCCTCGCCTACGGTATCACGGGAAATTCCAGATACTTGGCGGAAGTACTGCAGAGGTTGGTTCGTCCCGATTCTCCCTTGGAATACTATCTATATTCCAATAAACCGATCCATCCGGTATTCCAGGAACTCATACGTTCCGTACCGGTATTTCTTCCCAGCAAATTGCCCGGATTCCTTTGGTTGAATTTTACCCTTCCTTCCATTCTTAAAAAACATAGAATAGATATCTTCTGGGGGACCATCCAATTACTACCTGTGGTCGGTCTAAAGATTCCGACCGCCGTAAATTACCACGATCTTAATTTCCGATCCGCTCCGGAGACTATGACCACGGCCAATTATTGGCAGCACCGCTTTCTTTCCCCGCTTACTTTAAAAAAAGCGGATACAGTGTTCTGTCTTTCCGAAAACACGAAGAAGGATATCCTAGATTTCCTACCGGACCTTTCTCCCAAATTGAAAGTGGTGTATCCCGGGGCCCAGGGTTTCTCGACGATCTCAGCGCCTTCCAAACAATTGCCTTCCCACTTTCTATTTTCCGTAGGAACTCTCGAGCCTAGAAAAAATCTCTCCACGATCGTGGAGGCGTATAGAGAATTGAAGAAAGAAGAGCCGAATTTTCCCTACCCTTTAGTCCTTGCAGGAAGACTAGGATGGAAATCGGAGGGTCTGACCGCTCAGCTAAAGGACGGCTCCCTAGAAAAAGAAGGAGTCTACTTTTTGGAGAATCCAAACGATTCGCAGCTAGGCTGGCTTTATAAGAATTGTTCCTACTTCGTTTTTCCTTCCCTGCATGAAGGATTCGGTTTACCTCTTCTAGAGGCGATTCGGGAAAACAAACCTTGTATCGCATCAGATATTCCCGTTTTCCACGAGGTCTTGGATGCGTTGACGGATAGTTTCGTGGAACCGAAGAACGTGGAGGGTTGGAAGAATGCATTCTCCCTCGCCGGCAAAAAACGTCTTTCGGGTAGAAAACCGTCCTATAGAGAATGGTCTTGGGACTCCACAGCAAAGGAAGTGGAATCCTATCTAGTCGAGCTTTGGAAAAACAGAAAAAGAAAAGAGTAA
- a CDS encoding glycosyltransferase family 87 protein: MRIDLKRQGPLLLFILILALLYANGISRTEQSSDFSDYYLAAQNFIQGKDLYSLDALSEVVKDFESGKLKIEQIFEPSVFLSLKARIDNVGSYIYPPTFAFLLIPLTLFDFATASSIFFTINCIALGLSLFLIAGFFGKEKNYLFLSAVLLLCLRFLENHQNNNQVGFILLFLILASVMTQKDWASGALLSLAIVIKITPAAFLFYFLFKKRYLVIVYTLLFGIAWVALPAVLDPEFTLRMNETWYNLVLEKYLQSPALRAWKNNQSLNSTLSKYFLSYADLLNQSKFGMPFLSLTVTQVKAIAAALTLGISAPYLYRSFKGASDAFVLSGLFFFSVIFSGISWIHAFVFLLFPTAFAVSKIWPRSENVLPSWKEWRKGFSRNKAAAVYILLAVLVLILHRSIIGGAVEDALLMVSFLLYISLIQYACLFFLDEKESG, translated from the coding sequence ATGCGGATCGACCTGAAAAGGCAAGGCCCCCTTCTGCTATTCATTCTGATTTTAGCTCTCCTTTATGCGAACGGCATCAGCAGAACGGAGCAGTCGTCCGATTTTTCCGACTATTATCTAGCCGCTCAAAACTTCATCCAAGGCAAGGATCTCTATAGCCTGGACGCTCTTTCCGAGGTCGTAAAGGATTTCGAGTCAGGAAAGCTAAAGATAGAGCAGATCTTCGAACCGTCCGTATTCTTGAGCCTGAAGGCGAGAATCGATAATGTAGGATCCTATATTTATCCTCCTACTTTCGCCTTTCTCCTGATTCCTTTGACTCTCTTCGATTTCGCTACCGCGTCTTCCATCTTTTTTACGATCAACTGTATAGCTCTCGGACTCAGTCTATTTCTGATCGCAGGGTTTTTCGGAAAGGAGAAGAATTATCTCTTCCTATCCGCCGTTCTTCTTCTTTGTCTTCGTTTTCTGGAGAATCACCAAAACAATAACCAAGTAGGTTTTATTCTTCTCTTCCTGATCCTGGCTTCGGTCATGACGCAGAAAGATTGGGCCTCCGGGGCGCTTCTATCTCTGGCGATCGTAATCAAAATCACCCCCGCGGCTTTCTTATTTTATTTCTTATTCAAAAAACGTTATTTAGTGATCGTTTATACTCTACTTTTCGGAATCGCTTGGGTCGCCCTACCGGCAGTTTTAGATCCGGAATTCACCCTTAGAATGAACGAGACCTGGTACAATCTCGTCTTAGAGAAGTATCTCCAATCTCCGGCACTACGAGCCTGGAAAAACAACCAGAGTCTGAATTCCACTCTTTCTAAATATTTCCTTTCGTACGCGGATCTACTGAATCAGAGCAAATTCGGAATGCCTTTCTTATCCTTAACCGTAACCCAAGTAAAAGCAATTGCGGCGGCTCTAACCTTGGGGATCAGCGCACCCTATCTATATCGCTCCTTTAAAGGAGCCTCGGATGCGTTCGTTTTATCCGGACTATTCTTCTTCTCGGTGATTTTCAGCGGGATTTCCTGGATCCACGCTTTCGTTTTTCTACTTTTCCCGACGGCTTTCGCAGTTTCCAAGATCTGGCCTCGGAGCGAGAACGTTCTTCCTTCTTGGAAAGAATGGAGAAAAGGATTCTCTCGGAATAAAGCCGCCGCCGTTTACATCCTTCTTGCCGTTTTAGTATTAATTTTACACAGAAGCATCATCGGAGGCGCTGTCGAAGATGCCCTACTGATGGTTTCTTTCTTACTTTATATTTCCCTCATACAATATGCTTGTCTCTTCTTCCTGGACGAGAAAGAATCCGGCTAG